The proteins below are encoded in one region of Maribacter aestuarii:
- a CDS encoding GNAT family N-acetyltransferase → MSILLKTLEVHEISSKVGVERYKHHLNMVDPENPYYKYELLNVDYQKNNNLMYFVFFVENSPKVLMPFYLNPIITKGRKTTYKDVSSPWGYTGPLLEKNCKVDILRDFWKEVDDWYMAENIISEFIRFNFSGNHRNYSGKVVHTLSNVRGNILDEQVLWNNFNRSVRKNYNNAQKYDLEFQLWHDEIQSTQIEEFYSIYIGTMDRHDAKDNFYHTLEYFSNFILKNKGRCSLAIVYLGEIAVSTELVLLSNDTMYSFLGGTNSEYFHVRPNDFLKINMLNWARKKGLKYYIIGGGLSDGDSLYKYKKSFFQKMRI, encoded by the coding sequence ATGAGCATATTATTGAAAACTTTGGAGGTACATGAAATTTCATCAAAAGTTGGCGTAGAGAGGTATAAGCATCACCTTAATATGGTTGACCCAGAAAATCCTTATTATAAATATGAACTACTAAATGTAGACTATCAAAAAAACAATAATCTCATGTATTTTGTGTTTTTTGTTGAAAATAGTCCTAAGGTTTTAATGCCTTTCTATCTCAATCCAATAATAACCAAGGGAAGGAAGACAACATATAAGGATGTTTCTAGTCCATGGGGATATACGGGACCACTTTTGGAAAAAAATTGTAAAGTAGATATTCTTCGTGATTTTTGGAAAGAAGTTGATGACTGGTATATGGCCGAAAATATTATCTCCGAATTTATCCGATTTAATTTCTCAGGAAATCATAGAAACTATTCCGGGAAGGTTGTTCACACGCTTTCTAATGTTAGAGGCAATATTCTAGATGAGCAAGTCTTATGGAACAATTTTAATAGGTCTGTTAGGAAAAATTATAATAATGCCCAGAAGTATGATTTAGAATTTCAATTATGGCACGATGAAATCCAATCAACTCAAATTGAAGAGTTCTATTCTATTTACATAGGTACTATGGATAGACATGATGCTAAAGACAATTTCTATCACACTTTAGAGTATTTTTCAAATTTCATTCTAAAAAATAAAGGACGATGTTCACTTGCTATTGTGTATCTGGGGGAAATAGCAGTTTCAACTGAATTGGTACTTTTATCTAATGACACCATGTATTCCTTTTTGGGCGGAACCAATTCTGAATATTTTCATGTAAGGCCTAATGATTTTTTGAAAATTAATATGCTTAATTGGGCAAGAAAAAAAGGCTTAAAGTATTACATTATAGGAGGTGGACTTTCAGATGGTGACAGTCTTTACAAGTACAAAAAAAGTTTTTTCCAAAAGATGAGGATTTAA
- a CDS encoding FAD/NAD(P)-binding protein yields MKKENITFIGAGIATAYALLRITQILTEQPINIPFRVRIIDKSPDFFAGIPYGDRSGKAVLLINALNNFLPPDERLLFVQWLDERKESLLDEFLEHGGEQAKIWVENNRPFIDSNNWNELYIPRFFFGRFIREKTVSELSRCENAGLIEMTYTNGEVLDVNKETNLFKVILKNEISIYSENIVLSIGSLPTRKIFKEELIIKGHGYLVLNDIYNKNLSFNIGLIKEFLRSRNGKATNVLVIGANASGLETLYSFVDHIDLNDKITSYTVLSSHGLMPDSDIDYEKERTLSQNL; encoded by the coding sequence TTGAAAAAAGAGAATATAACATTTATTGGAGCTGGGATTGCCACCGCTTATGCGTTGTTGAGAATTACGCAAATTCTCACGGAACAACCAATAAATATACCATTTAGGGTAAGAATAATTGATAAATCACCGGATTTCTTTGCGGGTATACCTTATGGTGATAGATCTGGAAAGGCGGTTTTGCTTATTAATGCCCTAAATAATTTTCTTCCGCCTGATGAGCGTCTATTATTTGTCCAATGGTTAGATGAAAGGAAAGAGTCTTTATTGGATGAGTTTTTAGAGCATGGCGGGGAGCAAGCAAAAATCTGGGTAGAAAACAATAGACCTTTTATAGATTCAAATAATTGGAACGAACTTTATATTCCAAGATTTTTCTTTGGAAGATTTATTAGAGAAAAAACTGTCAGTGAACTCAGTAGATGTGAAAATGCTGGACTAATTGAGATGACATACACAAATGGCGAGGTTTTAGATGTTAACAAAGAAACCAACTTGTTCAAAGTAATCCTAAAAAATGAGATTTCTATTTACAGCGAAAACATAGTCCTGTCTATAGGATCATTGCCTACAAGAAAAATTTTCAAAGAAGAATTAATTATTAAAGGTCATGGATATCTTGTACTTAATGATATTTACAATAAAAATCTTTCATTCAATATAGGTTTAATTAAAGAATTCCTTAGGTCAAGAAATGGCAAAGCGACAAATGTTCTAGTAATTGGTGCTAACGCCAGTGGCTTGGAGACACTATATAGTTTTGTGGACCACATTGACTTAAACGACAAGATTACCAGCTATACCGTTTTGTCATCCCATGGTTTAATGCCAGATTCGGACATTGACTATGAAAAAGAAAGGACTTTAAGCCAAAATCTCTAA
- a CDS encoding tyrosine-protein phosphatase, whose protein sequence is MFDFFSKKYYLVDELDGFVDIHNHIIPGIDDGAKNVQESVSLIKAFGAIGVENFICTPHIMSNYYPNDSNSIFEALDLLHIELERIGLKDVTLRASAEHMIDANFENLVQENKVLTLDENYLLMEMSYLQKSINFKQAVGKVKEKRLFPILAHPERYVYMHGSMSNYQKIKEQGVLFQLNMLSLGDYYGGEVKKATVQLLKSNQIDFIASDVHNERQFIYLKELTLSKNLLELVRPVIERTKYNFNP, encoded by the coding sequence ATGTTTGATTTTTTTTCAAAGAAATATTATTTAGTAGATGAATTAGATGGATTCGTCGATATACACAACCATATCATTCCAGGAATTGACGATGGAGCAAAAAATGTTCAAGAATCAGTTTCTTTAATTAAAGCTTTTGGTGCTATAGGTGTTGAAAATTTCATATGTACTCCTCATATCATGTCTAATTATTATCCAAATGATAGCAATAGTATTTTTGAAGCATTAGACCTACTTCATATTGAATTAGAAAGAATAGGATTGAAGGATGTCACACTTAGGGCTTCCGCAGAACATATGATCGATGCAAATTTTGAGAATTTAGTGCAAGAGAATAAGGTGCTTACTCTAGATGAAAATTATCTATTAATGGAAATGTCCTATTTGCAAAAGTCAATCAATTTCAAACAAGCGGTTGGAAAAGTTAAAGAAAAGCGACTTTTTCCAATTTTGGCTCATCCGGAACGCTACGTTTATATGCACGGTAGTATGTCTAACTATCAAAAAATAAAAGAGCAAGGAGTTTTATTTCAATTGAATATGTTGTCTTTGGGAGATTATTATGGTGGGGAGGTTAAAAAAGCTACGGTTCAACTTCTAAAATCCAATCAAATAGATTTTATTGCTTCTGATGTTCATAATGAAAGACAGTTTATATATTTGAAAGAACTCACTCTAAGCAAAAACTTACTAGAACTGGTACGTCCAGTAATTGAAAGGACCAAATACAATTTCAACCCTTAG
- the mnmE gene encoding tRNA uridine-5-carboxymethylaminomethyl(34) synthesis GTPase MnmE, producing the protein MRRDKPIIALATPSGSGAIAVIRISGNEAIEIASAAFKSISGKILNQQKSHTIHLGHIMDGDRLLDEVLISVFKSPNSYTGENVVEISCHGSLFIQQEIIQLFLRRGCRTAKAGEFTLRAFLNGKMDLSQAEAVADLIASETEASHQVALQQMRGGFSNQIKKLRDELIQFASLIELELDFAEEDVEFANREQFEVLLDKVGNILKRLIDSFAIGNVIKSGIPVAIVGEPNVGKSTLLNALLNEDRALVSEIAGTTRDTVEDEISIGGFGFRFIDTAGIRETVDVVEGMGIQRTFEKIASARVIIYLIEAQKVRNEIERYKAEIDNISAKYPKTPLIIIANKLDMVGDEERAHIQSQINNVHLLSARDGKGVEDLKIRLLELINAGAIHSQETIITNTRHYNALLKSLEEVDKIKLGLEEDVSGDLLAVDIRQALYYLGEITGEITSDDLLGNIFANFCIGK; encoded by the coding sequence ATGAGAAGAGATAAACCTATAATTGCGCTTGCCACTCCTTCAGGTTCTGGAGCAATAGCCGTAATTCGTATTTCAGGAAATGAGGCAATAGAAATAGCATCAGCGGCTTTTAAATCTATTTCTGGAAAGATACTGAATCAACAAAAAAGCCATACCATACACCTTGGTCATATTATGGATGGCGATCGGTTGTTGGATGAAGTCCTGATTTCGGTATTTAAAAGTCCAAATTCTTATACTGGAGAAAATGTAGTAGAAATTTCTTGTCATGGCTCATTGTTCATTCAACAAGAGATTATCCAATTATTTTTACGAAGGGGCTGTCGCACTGCAAAAGCTGGTGAATTTACCCTTAGGGCATTCTTAAATGGAAAAATGGATTTGAGTCAGGCAGAGGCTGTCGCTGATCTCATTGCTTCCGAAACAGAAGCCAGTCATCAAGTTGCATTACAACAAATGCGTGGTGGATTTAGTAATCAGATAAAAAAACTAAGGGACGAATTAATACAATTTGCCTCCCTTATTGAACTGGAACTGGATTTTGCGGAGGAGGATGTAGAATTTGCCAATCGAGAGCAGTTTGAGGTTTTATTGGATAAAGTAGGAAATATTTTAAAAAGATTGATAGATTCTTTTGCCATTGGAAATGTAATAAAAAGTGGTATTCCAGTAGCTATTGTTGGCGAACCCAACGTAGGAAAATCAACTTTGTTGAACGCTCTTTTAAATGAGGACCGGGCATTAGTTTCAGAAATTGCTGGAACTACAAGGGATACTGTAGAAGATGAGATCTCCATTGGAGGATTTGGTTTCCGTTTTATTGATACGGCCGGAATCCGAGAAACTGTTGACGTAGTTGAGGGGATGGGTATACAGCGAACTTTTGAGAAAATTGCCAGCGCCCGGGTTATTATCTATCTCATAGAGGCTCAAAAAGTCAGAAATGAGATTGAGCGATATAAAGCAGAGATCGATAACATTTCTGCTAAATATCCCAAGACGCCGTTAATAATTATTGCCAATAAGTTAGATATGGTAGGTGATGAAGAGAGGGCGCATATTCAATCTCAAATTAATAATGTGCATTTATTATCAGCTAGGGATGGTAAAGGGGTAGAAGACTTGAAAATAAGGTTATTAGAACTTATAAATGCCGGGGCCATTCATAGTCAGGAGACCATTATTACCAATACAAGACATTATAATGCTTTACTGAAGTCATTGGAAGAAGTTGATAAAATAAAATTAGGCCTAGAGGAAGATGTTTCAGGTGACCTTTTGGCTGTTGACATACGACAAGCACTTTATTATCTAGGGGAAATAACCGGTGAAATTACATCCGACGATCTTTTAGGAAATATATTCGCCAATTTCTGCATCGGGAAATAA
- a CDS encoding T9SS type A sorting domain-containing protein, which yields MIEIDYDFTPNTVLTFDFRSDTEGEIHEVAFNQNTLDLNQRTGAVVYGNQGYAGDFTAAPYPGDGTWQSYSVPIGTRINGTFRYMVLITDDDASAEGDSYFRNITLFEDTNGNGTPDECGTPEPCTGTDVPTATVAGTDETVTGASDGSITFTFQEDAVNGGTRTAMEFSIDGGATWPQAYSVPDDSGSFTVQDLAPGDYRIFTRWGEGDCEQDLGTTTIAEGGTCPDSDNDGVCDDDDICEGSDDSIDSDNDGIPDGCDSDTCEEVTVSILFDDYARETSWELLNSNGVAVLSGSGYTNADDFTTLTESVCLEQGCYDFVIYDSYGDGICCGQYGDGNYSVTKSDGTILASGGTFTTSESTNFCIGSTPLTARLPVLGSNIDKNHLILSPVPANSHINLEFEFKSQNVELLVIEIFDFSGKLVISQNINSEGFNGRLDISQLSNGTYLLKLKGENQILSKQFIVKH from the coding sequence GTGATCGAGATAGATTACGACTTTACGCCCAATACAGTGCTGACCTTCGACTTCAGGAGCGATACCGAAGGGGAGATACACGAGGTCGCCTTCAACCAGAACACCTTGGACCTCAACCAGAGGACCGGGGCCGTGGTGTACGGGAACCAAGGGTACGCAGGTGACTTTACGGCAGCCCCCTACCCAGGGGACGGAACATGGCAGAGCTACAGCGTGCCCATAGGAACACGCATTAACGGGACCTTCCGGTACATGGTACTGATAACGGACGACGATGCCAGCGCGGAAGGAGATTCCTATTTCAGGAACATAACCCTGTTCGAGGACACCAACGGCAACGGAACGCCCGACGAATGCGGGACCCCGGAACCCTGTACCGGCACCGATGTCCCCACGGCAACCGTAGCCGGTACGGACGAAACGGTGACGGGCGCCAGCGACGGCTCCATCACCTTCACCTTCCAGGAAGATGCGGTGAACGGTGGAACGAGGACTGCCATGGAGTTCAGTATCGACGGCGGGGCCACCTGGCCCCAGGCTTACAGCGTACCGGACGACAGTGGCTCCTTCACCGTGCAGGACCTTGCACCTGGGGACTACCGTATATTTACACGATGGGGAGAAGGAGACTGCGAACAGGACCTGGGAACAACGACCATAGCCGAAGGAGGCACGTGCCCCGACTCCGACAACGACGGGGTGTGCGACGATGACGACATCTGCGAAGGAAGTGATGATTCGATAGATAGCGACAATGATGGCATTCCGGACGGATGTGATTCCGATACATGTGAAGAAGTTACCGTATCTATTCTATTTGACGATTATGCCAGAGAGACCTCTTGGGAGCTTTTAAATTCGAATGGTGTAGCGGTCTTATCGGGATCTGGGTATACAAATGCCGATGACTTTACAACACTGACCGAAAGTGTATGTTTGGAACAGGGTTGTTATGATTTCGTAATCTATGATAGCTATGGAGATGGCATATGCTGTGGGCAATATGGCGACGGAAATTACAGCGTAACAAAATCCGATGGAACCATTTTAGCATCAGGAGGCACTTTTACTACATCAGAGTCTACCAACTTTTGTATTGGCTCCACTCCTTTGACAGCGCGACTGCCGGTTTTAGGCAGTAATATTGACAAGAACCACCTTATTCTTTCGCCGGTCCCTGCAAATTCCCATATAAATTTAGAATTTGAATTTAAGTCACAGAATGTTGAGTTATTAGTAATCGAAATTTTTGATTTTTCCGGAAAACTAGTGATTTCTCAAAATATTAATTCTGAAGGTTTTAATGGAAGATTGGATATTTCCCAACTATCAAACGGCACTTACCTACTTAAATTAAAAGGGGAAAATCAAATTTTGAGCAAACAGTTTATAGTCAAACACTAA
- a CDS encoding FG-GAP-like repeat-containing protein: protein MKAAGFYNAALTPSELTAIYNEFNNINTGGNGAIGKFLNGNLPVGTPDDVSGPFAPALLSETGAFSDLAALTASDGVVPYEMVEPFWSDGASKSRWMAVPNDGTHDTAEEQIVFSDTDAWDFPRGSVLIKHFELGGKRLETRFEVKGDDDVYYYLTYKWNAAQTDAELLVGSLDEDVDVDGTVQSWHYPSRAECVACHFPQNGSVLGPKTRNLNKTITYPGGVSANQLANLSEMGIIAENITEANAGNYMAVAAKDDLSRSLEDRARSYIDVNCASCHNPTVDNIAQFDARYTTPLVDQNIVYGDVAYDLGLPDGKVVVPQQTGSSLMHHRMNSLQQNVEMPPIAKDVVDAAGVQLIADWINSLTPIANNPPQAVITASVTNGTAPLPVDFDASASSDADGDALTYDWDLGDGTTAQGETVAHTYDAPGDYTVTLTVDDGQDTGEDTTVITVSMSTDASAVAFTEATSLLQGDNYSGLVMAVADMNGDGRDDIVQLDNGRNLSVQYQNAPGQPFDKYNFGPVPNILNDGRIQWSVTVADMDHNGYNDILSGGYYDGVKVIANNNGNDSYTSQYLPGPLLFIQGSNFADIDNDGWADIFACNDDAESNIYINDRDGTFSVNETILDTETVPASDNSGNYASMWVDYDNDRHLDLYISKCRGGVTDPTDPRRINMLMRNNGDGTFTEDAAAANLKNGEQTWLTDFGDIDNDGDMDAIIINHGSGPNLMRNNGNGTFTEVTASSGLLPTLAPENLYGVQGFFKDFNNDGFLDLMVSGDNHFLFYNNGNGTFALADNPFNSNTVQSFTVGDLNHDGFLDIYAGYATGLNTPTTVKDRLWLNQGNANNFLNVQLTGVQSNVNGIGARVELHGPWGTQIREVRSGEGYGVFNSFTQHFGIGSATTIDRIVVRWPSGIVDEVTAPNPNQFVTITEGADNCPDSDNDGVCDDDDICPLGDDSIDVDANGIPDACEGCPATNFNDYQITAFPGQDNGTYALQDGGSTIYMTGNA from the coding sequence ATGAAAGCGGCTGGATTTTACAATGCTGCTCTAACACCCTCTGAACTTACGGCCATTTACAATGAATTTAATAATATAAATACCGGTGGTAATGGAGCCATCGGCAAGTTCCTTAACGGGAACCTCCCGGTGGGTACACCGGACGACGTTAGCGGTCCCTTCGCCCCCGCCCTGTTATCGGAGACGGGCGCCTTCTCGGACCTGGCCGCCCTCACGGCCAGCGACGGGGTGGTCCCCTACGAGATGGTGGAGCCCTTCTGGTCGGACGGCGCCTCCAAGTCCAGGTGGATGGCCGTGCCCAACGACGGCACCCACGATACCGCGGAGGAGCAGATCGTGTTCTCCGACACCGATGCATGGGACTTCCCCAGGGGGTCCGTGCTGATCAAGCACTTCGAGCTCGGCGGAAAGCGCTTGGAGACACGCTTCGAGGTCAAGGGGGACGACGACGTCTACTACTACCTCACCTACAAGTGGAACGCCGCGCAGACCGATGCCGAACTGTTGGTGGGGTCCCTGGACGAGGACGTGGACGTCGACGGTACTGTGCAGAGCTGGCACTATCCCAGTAGGGCCGAGTGCGTGGCCTGCCACTTCCCGCAGAACGGTAGCGTACTGGGGCCCAAGACCAGGAACCTGAACAAGACCATCACCTATCCCGGGGGGGTGTCGGCCAACCAGCTGGCCAACCTGAGCGAGATGGGCATCATCGCCGAGAACATCACCGAAGCCAATGCGGGGAACTACATGGCCGTGGCGGCAAAGGACGACCTCTCCAGGTCCCTCGAGGACAGGGCGAGGAGCTACATAGACGTGAACTGCGCCAGCTGCCACAACCCCACCGTGGACAACATCGCACAGTTCGACGCGCGCTACACCACCCCGCTCGTGGACCAGAACATCGTGTACGGGGACGTGGCCTACGACCTGGGACTCCCCGATGGTAAAGTGGTCGTGCCCCAACAGACCGGGAGCTCCCTGATGCACCACAGGATGAACTCCCTGCAGCAGAACGTGGAGATGCCCCCCATTGCCAAGGACGTCGTGGACGCCGCAGGCGTGCAGCTCATCGCCGATTGGATAAACTCCCTGACGCCCATCGCCAACAACCCGCCACAGGCCGTGATCACCGCATCGGTCACCAACGGTACCGCACCCCTGCCCGTGGACTTCGACGCCTCCGCCTCCTCCGACGCCGACGGGGACGCCCTCACCTATGACTGGGACCTCGGGGACGGCACCACGGCTCAAGGGGAGACCGTGGCCCACACCTACGACGCACCGGGCGACTATACCGTGACCCTGACCGTGGACGACGGGCAGGACACCGGAGAGGACACCACAGTGATCACCGTAAGCATGAGCACGGACGCTTCGGCAGTGGCCTTCACCGAGGCCACCTCCCTCTTGCAGGGGGACAACTACAGCGGCCTGGTCATGGCCGTCGCGGACATGAACGGCGACGGAAGGGACGACATCGTACAGCTGGACAACGGAAGGAACCTCTCCGTACAGTACCAGAACGCACCCGGACAGCCCTTCGACAAGTACAACTTCGGGCCCGTGCCCAACATCCTCAACGACGGTAGGATACAGTGGAGCGTCACCGTCGCGGACATGGACCACAACGGTTACAACGACATACTCTCCGGAGGTTACTACGACGGGGTAAAGGTCATCGCCAACAACAACGGCAACGACTCCTATACCTCCCAATACCTGCCGGGACCGCTACTGTTCATACAGGGCAGCAACTTCGCCGACATCGACAACGACGGGTGGGCCGACATATTCGCCTGTAACGACGACGCGGAGTCCAACATATACATCAACGACCGCGACGGCACCTTTAGCGTCAACGAGACCATACTCGACACCGAGACCGTGCCCGCGAGCGACAACTCCGGGAACTACGCCAGCATGTGGGTCGACTACGACAACGACCGCCACCTGGACCTCTACATCTCCAAGTGCCGAGGGGGCGTCACCGACCCCACAGACCCCAGGAGGATCAACATGCTCATGCGCAACAACGGCGACGGCACCTTTACAGAGGACGCCGCGGCGGCCAACCTCAAGAACGGAGAGCAGACGTGGCTCACCGATTTCGGGGACATCGACAACGACGGCGACATGGACGCCATCATCATCAACCACGGGAGCGGGCCCAACCTGATGCGCAACAACGGGAACGGGACCTTCACCGAGGTCACCGCATCGAGCGGACTCCTGCCCACACTGGCACCGGAGAACCTCTACGGCGTACAGGGGTTCTTTAAGGACTTCAACAACGACGGGTTCCTGGACCTGATGGTCTCCGGGGACAACCACTTCCTGTTCTACAACAACGGGAACGGCACCTTCGCGCTCGCCGACAACCCCTTCAACTCCAATACCGTACAGTCCTTTACCGTGGGCGACCTGAACCATGACGGGTTCCTGGACATATACGCCGGGTACGCCACAGGGCTCAACACCCCCACCACCGTCAAGGACAGGCTCTGGCTCAACCAGGGCAACGCCAACAACTTCCTCAACGTACAGCTAACAGGCGTACAGAGCAACGTCAACGGCATAGGCGCCAGAGTCGAGCTCCACGGTCCGTGGGGAACGCAGATCAGGGAGGTCAGGTCCGGGGAGGGCTACGGCGTGTTCAACTCCTTCACCCAGCACTTCGGAATCGGGAGCGCCACCACAATAGACAGGATAGTGGTCCGATGGCCCTCAGGCATAGTCGACGAGGTAACAGCACCCAACCCAAACCAGTTCGTCACCATTACCGAGGGAGCCGACAACTGCCCCGACTCCGACAACGACGGGGTGTGCGACGATGACGACATCTGCCCGCTAGGGGACGATTCCATCGACGTGGACGCAAACGGCATACCCGATGCATGCGAGGGTTGTCCGGCAACAAACTTCAACGACTACCAGATAACGGCCTTTCCGGGACAGGACAACGGCACCTATGCCCTACAGGACGGGGGAAGCACCATCTATATGACCGGTAACGCCTGA